DNA sequence from the Myxococcaceae bacterium genome:
ATCGAACCCGCAACCGCCTGCTTACAAAGCAGATGCTCTACCGTTGAGCTACACCGGCATCCAGGAAAACAATGCGGCGAGGGAGACTCGAACTCCCACAGCTTTTGGCCACTACCACCTCAAGGTAGCGTGTCTACCGTTCCACCATCGCCGCACAGATCTTCGGGGAGTGTCATGAAACAAGACGAGGCATCCGTCAAGCGGGGATCCTGGCAAATTGACTTAGAGCACCGATTGCCCATTGAAGGGATGGGCGAACGTCGAATTCTGAAGCCATTTCCTAGAACTCATTCTTGGATGCGCTGTATAACTGCCAAATGCCTTTGCTCAACTCCATTTGCTTTCATCTTGCCATGCTGATGGTCAGTGCATCTGGGCTCTTGATGGGAGCCTGGCACGCTTCGGTCATTATCGGGCTTGCTTTAGGCAGTGTCTCAACGGCTCTTCTCTTTTCTTTTTCCAAATCCAGACTCCAACACCCGACTTTGCTGAATGCCTACTCGATTTTATGGGGCCTCTCAGCCGTTTTCACGCTAACGATGATCTGCCCCATTCCGATTGCTTGGACCGATCCGGATAATTTGAAAATCGCACAACTTCTTAACTCTGGAACACAATTTGGATTTTTGAGCTACGCACCCTATCAAACAGCTTTACGACTGCTTCAAATTCTCACTGCGTTTTGTCTTTTTTTGATTGTGTGCGACCAAGAAAAACATAGGCAATACCGACAGGCTTTCGTCGTTTGGATGCTGGTTGCCAGTTGGGCATTTATTTTATTATCCCTGGATCATCCGCCTTTGGTGAATCGAAACCATGTCGCTCGTATTTTCGGGCTTCTTTCCATCCTTTGTTTTGTACTAGAGTCTGAGTCCAAACCAATGTGGCAACGGTACGCGCTCTTTGCCACAGCAGTCATTTCTGGAGCCTTCGTCTACTTAACTCAAAGTCGCTGGGGCATCATTGCTTATACGCTCTCGCTTTTGCTCTTTTTACGATCATGGCATTTTACATTCGCAATCCTGTGCGGAGCGTCTTTATTAGGCTACGAGGTGATTCGCGATCGGCTTTTGACCTTGCTGGACAGCCAAAGCTACTTCGGAAAGATCGAGCTTTACAAACAGCTCCCGCAACTTATTCAAGAACATTGGCTGTGGGGAATTGGGCAAGGCGCACTGCCCGTCGAATATCACAAACACGTTCAGCCAAACTTTCACGCCAATGAGCTTTTTTCTGCCCATTACCGAATTACTTATCTTGAGAATACAACGCTTCAAACACTGATTGATCACGGCTTATTAAAAGGCGGAGTCTTGATTTTTCTAACCATTTGGATTCTTTACCGCGTTTCGAAGATAAATTATTTATACACACTGCCCTTTCTCTTTTTGTGGCTGGCTGATTGGGCAGATTTTAGTTTTGAATCGGGAACCGTTGTGTATCTATGCGCTATCTTTGCAGCGATTTCACCTCTCCCTAAAACGATCCTCCTGAGGCCCGGCTGGCTAACCGGCATTCTCGCCTGTGTTGTTTTCATCACGCTCATGTGTTTGTGGTTTGTTTCGTTTCAAGGCCCTGTGAATGATTTAGAAGCACGCTACGCCTTTAGCCACAAAAGCAAACCTTG
Encoded proteins:
- a CDS encoding O-antigen ligase family protein is translated as MPLLNSICFHLAMLMVSASGLLMGAWHASVIIGLALGSVSTALLFSFSKSRLQHPTLLNAYSILWGLSAVFTLTMICPIPIAWTDPDNLKIAQLLNSGTQFGFLSYAPYQTALRLLQILTAFCLFLIVCDQEKHRQYRQAFVVWMLVASWAFILLSLDHPPLVNRNHVARIFGLLSILCFVLESESKPMWQRYALFATAVISGAFVYLTQSRWGIIAYTLSLLLFLRSWHFTFAILCGASLLGYEVIRDRLLTLLDSQSYFGKIELYKQLPQLIQEHWLWGIGQGALPVEYHKHVQPNFHANELFSAHYRITYLENTTLQTLIDHGLLKGGVLIFLTIWILYRVSKINYLYTLPFLFLWLADWADFSFESGTVVYLCAIFAAISPLPKTILLRPGWLTGILACVVFITLMCLWFVSFQGPVNDLEARYAFSHKSKPWLEFALHRRPTHFSSRLQLARTQWKERDYPKALATYRLAAASAPNYLGFILREIAPIAPSYVERRQVLPDDSLETLNMLCSILPSRECYQDSKNWQRLVEIALQEQDPESALLALSADTKGNSPDGFAAVCFAQILVLQQGLAATLEQTREWPTQLKSPCELQRWRIGALPAREGLLELETMKMCFENWEIEKIDLYERDHQTARALELTLSLLGTYPDNLKLQGQKKRLQSQLMIPNP